One window of Chondrocystis sp. NIES-4102 genomic DNA carries:
- a CDS encoding formamidopyrimidine-DNA glycosylase: MISHWFFVISVSHAYCPLFYASSTFHPFVSISQGTTFSNFLNLLGISGNYGDSALVYGRHKEPCRVCGTTIDTIKLAG; encoded by the coding sequence ATGATTTCTCACTGGTTTTTCGTAATTTCAGTGTCTCATGCTTACTGCCCACTTTTTTATGCTAGTTCTACTTTTCATCCATTTGTGTCCATCAGCCAGGGTACTACCTTTAGCAATTTTTTAAACTTGTTAGGGATAAGTGGAAATTATGGCGATTCCGCTTTAGTCTATGGTAGACATAAAGAACCTTGTCGCGTTTGTGGGACAACCATAGATACAATAAAACTAGCAGGGTGA
- a CDS encoding putative nodulin-related protein, producing the protein MPRTDKHFERHYTDRIGWLRAAVLGANDGIVSTASLVVGVAAANTVKSGVLIAGISGLVAGAMSMAAGEYVSVSSQADTELADLAREQRELENYRDSEYEELTQIYVGRGLTPSLAQQVASQLMAHDALSAHARDELGLSEIHQARPIQAALASSATFAVGAALPLILVIISPKNLMIPSVAVGSLVFLALLGGLAARTGGANIVIGVARMTLLGALAMALTIVVGTLFGTIA; encoded by the coding sequence ATGCCCAGGACAGATAAACATTTTGAACGTCACTACACAGACCGAATTGGTTGGTTGCGAGCGGCCGTACTTGGCGCAAATGACGGTATTGTATCAACCGCCAGCTTAGTAGTAGGCGTAGCCGCTGCCAATACGGTAAAGAGCGGTGTACTTATCGCTGGGATATCAGGGCTGGTGGCTGGAGCGATGTCTATGGCGGCAGGAGAGTATGTGTCAGTCAGTTCTCAAGCTGATACAGAACTAGCTGATCTGGCTCGCGAACAGCGCGAACTGGAGAACTACAGAGATTCTGAATACGAAGAGTTGACCCAAATATATGTCGGCAGAGGGTTAACGCCGTCGCTAGCTCAGCAAGTAGCTAGTCAGTTGATGGCTCACGATGCCCTCTCGGCTCATGCCCGTGATGAGCTGGGGTTATCAGAAATACACCAAGCGCGACCGATTCAGGCTGCACTTGCATCTTCTGCCACGTTTGCAGTGGGAGCTGCTTTACCTTTGATTCTGGTTATAATAAGTCCGAAAAACCTTATGATTCCTAGTGTCGCAGTTGGTTCACTCGTGTTTCTCGCACTTTTGGGTGGACTGGCTGCACGTACAGGTGGTGCAAATATTGTTATCGGAGTGGCGAGGATGACACTCTTAGGGGCATTGGCAATGGCTCTTACGATAGTCGTTGGAACGTTATTTGGGACAATAGCGTGA
- a CDS encoding UBA/THIF-type NAD/FAD binding fold protein yields MSLIFDPLQLNFMDLSILNAKPIYFNYNSVRIYLVGCGGTGSFLAPLLCRIANFLVEMRKRVNLTFVDFDNVETKNLWRQNFCSGELGFNKAQALAMRYKTMFPKLNITAIEQTVEQLILNGVIPTIVIGCVDNTNARQQIEELLIDHVSLICHGQTYAPCWWIDCGNAYTHGQVAIGNWYSIEIEDYQLETATCLRLPLPSIQYPQLLIQSEKDEDVSCAEQVILNGQSLNINSQMAVIAAEMVHQLLNNQLKRMQIEIDLFRGSMKSTFINQENIDSIVERATIAL; encoded by the coding sequence ATGTCACTGATTTTTGATCCATTACAACTAAATTTTATGGATCTTTCTATCCTAAATGCCAAGCCAATTTACTTTAACTATAATTCAGTACGCATTTATCTAGTTGGTTGTGGGGGAACGGGAAGTTTTCTCGCTCCTCTTTTGTGTCGTATAGCTAACTTTCTGGTGGAGATGAGAAAAAGAGTCAATCTAACTTTTGTTGATTTTGACAATGTTGAAACGAAAAATCTGTGGCGACAAAATTTCTGTAGTGGAGAATTGGGTTTTAACAAGGCACAAGCTCTAGCCATGCGTTATAAAACTATGTTTCCCAAATTAAACATCACAGCGATAGAACAAACAGTCGAGCAATTAATACTCAACGGAGTAATTCCTACTATTGTCATTGGTTGTGTAGACAATACTAATGCTAGACAACAAATTGAAGAACTATTGATCGATCATGTTAGTTTAATCTGTCATGGACAAACTTACGCTCCTTGTTGGTGGATCGATTGTGGTAATGCTTATACTCACGGACAAGTTGCTATTGGTAATTGGTACTCTATAGAAATAGAAGACTATCAACTGGAAACTGCCACTTGTTTGAGATTGCCCTTACCCTCTATTCAATATCCTCAACTATTAATACAATCTGAAAAGGATGAAGATGTATCCTGTGCAGAACAGGTAATACTTAATGGACAAAGCCTAAATATCAACTCCCAAATGGCGGTTATAGCGGCAGAAATGGTTCACCAACTGTTAAACAATCAACTGAAACGAATGCAGATTGAAATAGATTTGTTTCGTGGCTCAATGAAGTCCACTTTTATAAATCAAGAAAATATTGACTCGATAGTAGAAAGAGCTACTATTGCTTTGTAA
- a CDS encoding plasmid maintenance system killer has product MRFKFKKNKIELLYTEEKNAHKYPGVVDDFFEVMAIIAAAESEQDLYANKGLRFEKLSGKRGKENQRSLRLNKQWRLIVILEKDELGKYVLIVDIEDYH; this is encoded by the coding sequence GTGAGATTTAAATTTAAGAAAAATAAAATAGAACTACTTTATACAGAGGAAAAAAATGCTCACAAATATCCTGGGGTTGTAGATGACTTTTTTGAAGTTATGGCAATTATTGCAGCAGCCGAAAGCGAACAAGATTTATACGCCAATAAGGGTCTAAGATTTGAAAAACTCTCAGGTAAACGAGGTAAGGAAAATCAAAGGTCGTTACGTCTAAATAAACAATGGCGTTTAATTGTGATACTTGAGAAAGATGAATTAGGCAAATATGTCTTAATCGTTGATATTGAGGACTATCACTAA
- a CDS encoding rubrerythrin has translation MSRHSSFDLIEKVEKLTVISCLAVLSLIYLSIQVEDSLKDKTSSTLDNLQKAYNSESNSNVMYLNFAEKARDEGHQELALLFKTLAHAEKNHRDNHAQLIEVMEATPTKTMIVRQATSTVEQKVDSTNKNLSKLIQDDLSSSVQRESGERQMYSKFIKQARLDNNLAAFKIFETALVEENLHSQLLAQVKGNLDD, from the coding sequence ATGAGTCGGCATTCAAGCTTTGATTTAATCGAAAAAGTTGAAAAATTGACAGTTATCTCCTGTTTAGCAGTCTTGTCTTTAATATATTTAAGTATTCAAGTAGAAGACTCTTTAAAGGATAAAACCTCTTCTACTTTAGATAATCTTCAAAAAGCCTACAATTCCGAATCTAATTCTAATGTTATGTATTTAAACTTTGCTGAAAAAGCTCGTGATGAAGGTCATCAGGAGCTGGCTCTTCTCTTTAAAACTTTAGCCCATGCCGAAAAAAATCACCGAGATAATCATGCTCAGTTGATTGAAGTAATGGAGGCAACACCTACAAAAACTATGATTGTTCGTCAAGCAACTTCTACTGTTGAGCAGAAAGTTGATTCTACTAATAAGAATTTATCTAAATTAATTCAAGACGATTTGAGTAGTTCAGTTCAGAGAGAATCTGGCGAACGCCAAATGTATTCTAAATTTATCAAACAAGCTCGATTAGACAATAACTTAGCAGCTTTTAAAATATTTGAAACGGCCCTAGTTGAGGAGAATCTACATTCTCAACTTTTGGCTCAAGTTAAGGGAAACTTGGATGATTAA
- a CDS encoding putative purple acid phosphatase precursor, producing MKRRNFLALTTFGGLGLALGTHRYLAYKYPLKFQACSSFPTTKSSPQLRFVAVGDVGTGDLHQYSVAKTISCYSNVNPFPLVLLTGDNIYEYGEISRINRTFEIPYQDLLKQQVQFYAAIGNHDILTNNGIDQIGYQNFNMQGRYYTFTRKNSQFFALDTNPQAPWREQLSWLEANLAQSTQPWKIVFGHHPIYSSGKHGTNVKLIERLTPLFSRYGVQLYLNGHDHHYERTNSLRGTTYLTCGAGAKLRPVGKSDWTAYSVSELSFAAVEVYPKHLEIQGIDAKGNIFDRAAIYQRSLT from the coding sequence GTGAAACGGCGTAATTTTCTAGCACTTACAACTTTTGGTGGTTTAGGACTGGCATTAGGCACTCATCGCTACCTAGCCTATAAATACCCGTTAAAGTTTCAAGCTTGTTCTTCCTTCCCTACTACAAAGTCTTCTCCCCAGTTACGTTTTGTGGCAGTTGGCGATGTGGGAACGGGCGATCTTCATCAATATTCAGTCGCCAAAACCATCAGTTGCTACTCGAATGTTAATCCTTTTCCTTTAGTTCTTTTGACAGGAGACAATATTTACGAATACGGAGAAATCAGTAGAATTAATCGCACTTTTGAAATACCCTATCAGGATTTACTCAAGCAACAAGTTCAATTTTATGCAGCGATCGGCAATCACGATATTTTGACCAATAATGGAATTGATCAGATTGGCTACCAAAATTTTAATATGCAAGGACGTTACTATACCTTCACCAGAAAAAACAGCCAATTTTTTGCCCTTGATACGAATCCACAAGCACCTTGGCGAGAACAATTAAGCTGGTTAGAAGCTAATTTAGCGCAATCCACCCAACCCTGGAAAATTGTGTTTGGTCATCATCCGATTTACTCATCGGGAAAACATGGAACAAATGTAAAGCTAATCGAGCGTCTTACACCCTTATTCTCCCGTTATGGTGTTCAATTATATCTCAACGGTCATGACCATCATTACGAAAGAACAAATTCTTTGAGAGGAACAACATACTTAACCTGCGGTGCTGGTGCGAAATTGCGTCCTGTAGGTAAATCAGATTGGACAGCTTATTCGGTTTCTGAGTTGAGTTTTGCTGCTGTTGAAGTGTATCCAAAACATTTAGAAATTCAAGGTATTGACGCGAAAGGTAATATCTTCGACCGTGCTGCCATATATCAGCGATCGCTAACTTAA
- a CDS encoding XRE family plasmid maintenance system antidote protein: protein MSNTLTPARAISPGRILQRELDARAWTQKDLAEITNRPAQTINEIIKGTKQITPETARELSAALGTTAEFWTNLETNYRLNLAKKKQKEQEIERRSRLYTLAPISELIKRQWIKSTESLDELEQSVCQFLGIKSPQESPQFFVNFRKGASPESNSGACPQKLRINVARHSEMLEPEHNAKIAWCKRVEQVASKQTLGEFQLDKLTEAIPNILSCAEKEEDIAHVPQMLIDLGVHFAIVPHLNKTYLDGAAFYLGNHPVIALTLRHNRIDCFWFSLMHELGHIVAGHQGVYLDNLDELEKNSEEEEANQLARNWLIDEQALNSFVVETQPKFSKKAITNFAQTQKRHSGIILGRLQHENLVPYQNLRVLLTKVKPFLSDWIYD, encoded by the coding sequence ATGAGCAACACTTTAACACCAGCTAGGGCGATATCACCAGGACGCATTTTACAACGAGAATTAGATGCTCGTGCTTGGACACAAAAAGATCTAGCCGAAATTACCAATCGTCCAGCACAAACAATCAACGAAATCATCAAAGGAACAAAACAAATTACTCCAGAGACAGCTAGAGAATTATCAGCAGCGTTAGGAACTACTGCGGAATTTTGGACTAATTTAGAAACCAATTATCGTTTAAATCTGGCAAAAAAAAAGCAGAAAGAGCAGGAAATTGAGCGTCGGAGTCGATTATATACTCTTGCGCCAATTTCTGAGTTGATTAAACGCCAATGGATAAAATCAACAGAATCCTTAGATGAACTTGAGCAATCTGTATGTCAATTTTTAGGTATTAAATCACCCCAAGAAAGTCCTCAATTTTTTGTCAATTTCCGTAAGGGCGCGTCTCCTGAATCGAATTCAGGAGCTTGTCCCCAGAAGCTGAGGATAAATGTCGCCCGTCACAGTGAAATGCTCGAACCAGAACATAACGCTAAAATTGCTTGGTGTAAAAGAGTCGAGCAAGTAGCCAGTAAGCAAACACTTGGAGAATTTCAGCTAGATAAACTGACTGAAGCAATTCCTAATATTCTTAGCTGTGCTGAAAAAGAAGAAGATATAGCCCATGTTCCTCAAATGTTAATCGATTTGGGCGTTCATTTTGCGATTGTTCCCCATCTGAACAAAACATATTTAGATGGTGCTGCTTTTTATTTGGGAAATCATCCAGTAATCGCCCTTACTTTGAGACATAATAGAATCGATTGTTTTTGGTTTAGTTTAATGCACGAACTAGGTCATATAGTAGCTGGACATCAAGGAGTTTATTTAGATAACCTTGACGAACTAGAAAAAAATTCAGAAGAAGAAGAAGCAAACCAACTGGCTCGTAATTGGTTAATTGATGAACAAGCTTTAAATTCTTTTGTAGTTGAAACTCAACCGAAATTTTCCAAAAAAGCAATAACTAACTTTGCTCAAACTCAAAAAAGACATTCAGGCATTATTCTCGGTCGCCTTCAGCATGAGAATTTAGTTCCTTATCAAAACTTACGAGTGCTGTTGACTAAAGTTAAACCATTTTTATCTGATTGGATTTATGATTGA
- a CDS encoding Rieske [2Fe-2S] domain-containing protein: MKRREFNSFVGIGVGMSMLPAALTACDAQTKNKATTETAASGGGFEEVGNVSELEQTGQILNEKLANGKALVIKDPTNAEKLIAVNPTCPHAGCAVTWESDQEKFLCPCHDSEFSSDGKVLEGPATEPLASYEVKVEGDSILVKTT, translated from the coding sequence ATGAAGCGTCGAGAATTTAATAGTTTTGTAGGTATCGGAGTAGGAATGAGTATGTTACCAGCAGCTTTGACTGCTTGTGATGCTCAAACTAAAAACAAGGCTACTACTGAAACTGCTGCTTCTGGAGGTGGTTTTGAAGAAGTTGGTAATGTGAGCGAATTGGAGCAAACAGGACAAATTCTCAACGAAAAATTAGCTAATGGAAAAGCTTTAGTCATTAAAGACCCTACCAACGCTGAAAAATTAATTGCCGTCAATCCTACCTGTCCCCATGCAGGCTGTGCTGTGACTTGGGAATCAGACCAAGAGAAATTTCTTTGTCCTTGTCATGATTCGGAATTTAGTAGTGATGGCAAAGTATTAGAGGGGCCTGCAACAGAACCCCTGGCTAGTTATGAAGTCAAGGTAGAAGGAGACTCGATTTTGGTAAAAACCACCTAA
- a CDS encoding rubrerythrin, with amino-acid sequence MTRYSNGLTVKQAGKWSILASLTAIALVGCSQAQLPEAKVEPAKPSQTSLVSAKQNSQTLENLQKAYNGESNAHVMYLAFADKARDEGYLDIANLFATVARAEEIHRDNHAQVIKAMGATPENNITTPQVNSTADNLEKSIGGNLSSAIKGESYERDSMYPEFIKQAKADNDLPAVQTFEYALAAETQHAKLYTEVKANMDNWKEASRSFYVCTVSGETFDRQPNAKACPQNPNGESLEQVI; translated from the coding sequence ATGACTCGTTATTCAAATGGTTTAACTGTTAAACAAGCTGGAAAATGGTCAATCTTAGCCAGTTTAACAGCGATCGCTCTAGTAGGATGCAGCCAAGCTCAACTTCCAGAAGCTAAAGTAGAACCTGCAAAACCTTCCCAAACCTCTTTAGTTTCAGCCAAACAAAATTCTCAAACCTTAGAAAATCTCCAAAAAGCATATAACGGAGAATCTAATGCTCACGTGATGTATTTAGCCTTTGCCGATAAAGCTCGTGATGAAGGTTATCTTGATATTGCTAATCTTTTTGCAACTGTAGCTCGTGCGGAGGAAATTCACCGAGATAATCATGCTCAGGTCATTAAAGCAATGGGAGCAACACCTGAAAACAACATCACCACTCCCCAAGTAAACTCTACTGCCGATAATTTAGAGAAATCGATCGGAGGAAATTTAAGTAGCGCAATTAAGGGAGAATCCTACGAACGTGATTCAATGTATCCCGAATTTATCAAACAAGCCAAAGCGGATAATGATTTACCAGCAGTGCAAACATTTGAATATGCTCTAGCAGCAGAAACTCAACACGCTAAACTTTATACCGAAGTCAAAGCCAATATGGATAATTGGAAAGAAGCTTCTCGCAGTTTTTATGTTTGCACGGTATCTGGAGAAACATTTGATCGCCAACCCAACGCTAAAGCCTGTCCCCAAAATCCCAATGGAGAAAGTCTAGAACAGGTAATTTAA
- a CDS encoding histidine kinase encodes MVLDIVSNKSKNPSSSQALRWRLLLSYMTVMMTILGISALAIYKYTRHNLYEQMDRRLEVLAQAASHNLVAIKAHYGKRQKRGLIGNAPSSQTRCYLDDDGDLDIPWQHLRQPDQGVEWFDAQKRLVGNAGTLLNDLPPQPGWQFGQQKKIRTVTLPAYSGSNSHKQLEGYIRANQVTDEIEVILTRLRWGLGIGGIGVIGLTGLGGIWLTKQSLKPIEQSFEQLKQFTADAAHELRSPLAAIKTSVQVMEYYPERLHPQDLRKIAAIASTTDHTIKLVEDLLLLTRIDSDSLQETVTWVDLCLTEILEDLLELFQSSAQAKKITLESHLLSNIMLKGDGAELARLFRNLIENALQYTPPGGKVTVAMKQERQNILVRIEDTGLGIAPEHLSSIFDRFWRADKARTRRAGGMGMGLSIAMAIAKRYQGKILVTSQLDLGSCFEVKLPIN; translated from the coding sequence ATGGTTTTGGATATCGTCTCAAACAAATCTAAAAATCCTAGTAGTTCCCAAGCACTAAGATGGCGACTGCTACTATCTTACATGACCGTAATGATGACGATTTTAGGTATTTCAGCTTTGGCAATTTACAAATATACTCGTCATAATCTTTACGAACAAATGGATCGGCGTTTAGAAGTTTTAGCCCAAGCTGCTTCTCATAATTTAGTAGCTATTAAAGCTCACTATGGTAAACGTCAAAAAAGAGGATTAATCGGCAATGCTCCATCTTCCCAAACTAGATGTTATCTCGACGATGATGGAGATTTAGATATTCCGTGGCAACATTTACGTCAGCCAGATCAAGGTGTGGAATGGTTTGATGCTCAAAAGCGTCTAGTAGGCAATGCAGGCACGTTATTAAATGATTTACCGCCCCAACCAGGATGGCAGTTTGGACAACAAAAGAAAATCAGAACTGTAACTTTACCAGCCTACAGTGGTAGTAATAGTCACAAACAGCTAGAGGGATATATTCGCGCCAATCAGGTTACTGATGAAATTGAAGTTATTTTGACCCGTCTGCGCTGGGGTTTAGGCATTGGGGGAATCGGTGTCATTGGCTTAACTGGCTTAGGGGGAATATGGTTGACTAAACAGTCTCTCAAACCAATCGAGCAAAGCTTTGAGCAACTTAAACAGTTTACTGCTGATGCTGCCCATGAGCTACGTAGTCCCTTAGCAGCGATCAAAACATCGGTTCAAGTAATGGAATATTATCCAGAGAGACTGCATCCTCAAGACTTAAGAAAAATAGCCGCGATCGCTTCAACTACCGACCATACCATCAAATTAGTAGAAGATTTGCTGTTACTAACCAGAATCGATTCAGACAGTCTTCAGGAGACAGTAACTTGGGTTGACCTTTGCCTAACTGAAATCTTAGAAGATTTACTCGAACTATTTCAATCTTCTGCTCAAGCCAAGAAAATTACTCTAGAATCTCATTTGCTCTCTAATATCATGCTCAAAGGAGATGGAGCAGAACTGGCTCGTCTATTTAGAAATTTAATTGAAAATGCCTTGCAGTATACGCCTCCTGGGGGAAAAGTTACTGTAGCCATGAAACAAGAAAGGCAGAACATCCTGGTCAGAATCGAAGATACAGGATTGGGAATTGCACCAGAGCATCTATCCTCAATCTTCGATCGCTTTTGGCGAGCAGATAAAGCCAGAACACGAAGAGCTGGGGGGATGGGAATGGGGTTATCTATTGCTATGGCGATCGCTAAACGTTATCAGGGCAAAATTTTGGTGACTAGCCAACTCGATCTTGGTAGTTGCTTTGAAGTCAAATTGCCGATTAATTAA
- a CDS encoding two component transcriptional regulator, winged helix family protein, with product MKILIVEDDEQLAAALLEVLVDKQHYAVDTVIDGEMGWEYIEATDYDLIILDIMLPKLDGISLCQRLRQTGSMTPVLMLTARDMSSDRVMGLDVGADDYVVKPFDLPELLARIRALLRRGNINLLPILEWGDLHLDCSSCQVTYQEKPVHLTPKEYGLLDLLLRQQGKLVSRSIIIDRLWTFDDPPSEETVKVHLKTLRRKLKAVGAPADLVETVYGFGYRLKQI from the coding sequence ATGAAAATTTTAATAGTAGAAGATGACGAACAATTAGCAGCAGCATTGTTAGAAGTTTTAGTAGACAAACAACACTATGCTGTTGATACTGTTATCGATGGAGAGATGGGATGGGAATACATTGAAGCAACTGATTACGATCTAATTATTCTTGATATCATGTTGCCCAAGTTAGATGGCATCAGTTTATGTCAGCGATTACGGCAAACAGGTAGTATGACTCCTGTGTTAATGCTAACAGCTAGAGATATGAGTAGCGATCGCGTTATGGGCTTGGATGTGGGAGCAGATGATTATGTAGTTAAACCCTTCGATCTACCTGAATTGTTAGCGCGGATTCGCGCTTTACTAAGACGTGGCAACATTAATTTACTGCCTATACTCGAATGGGGAGATTTACACCTCGATTGCAGTAGTTGTCAGGTTACATACCAAGAAAAACCTGTGCATTTAACTCCCAAGGAATACGGCTTATTAGACTTGCTATTGCGCCAACAAGGTAAGTTGGTAAGTCGCAGTATAATTATCGATCGCCTGTGGACATTTGACGATCCTCCTTCAGAAGAAACGGTTAAAGTTCATCTTAAGACATTACGCAGAAAGTTAAAAGCGGTTGGTGCGCCTGCCGATTTAGTGGAGACAGTTTATGGTTTTGGATATCGTCTCAAACAAATCTAA
- a CDS encoding putative channel protein codes for MNTKALIAEFIGTFALIFIGVGSIATNYIIRGGITGTAVDIAAIALAHGFIIAVMVSATAAVSGGHLNPAVTFGAWLTNKIDLKNAFGYVIFQCLGAIFAASLIKLAFPLEILQRVDMGVPGLGKGITPLNGLVMEFILTFFLVFVVFGTAIDFRAPKMGGLFIGLTVALDILAGGPLSGAAMNPARYLGPALMGGGLNYFWLYWLGPLAGGAAAALLYYHVLEDKRGAIIRSAEIEEIQSSIR; via the coding sequence ATGAACACCAAAGCTTTAATTGCCGAGTTTATCGGTACTTTCGCCTTAATTTTTATTGGAGTAGGCTCAATTGCCACTAACTATATTATTAGAGGAGGAATAACAGGAACGGCAGTAGACATCGCTGCTATTGCTCTGGCACACGGCTTTATTATTGCAGTTATGGTCAGTGCTACTGCTGCCGTTAGTGGCGGTCACCTCAATCCAGCCGTTACCTTTGGTGCTTGGCTGACCAACAAAATTGACTTAAAAAATGCTTTTGGGTATGTTATTTTTCAATGTTTAGGAGCAATTTTCGCTGCCAGTTTAATTAAACTAGCTTTTCCTTTAGAGATACTTCAAAGAGTTGATATGGGAGTTCCAGGTTTAGGAAAGGGCATAACTCCTTTGAATGGTTTAGTTATGGAGTTTATCCTCACCTTTTTCTTAGTCTTTGTCGTCTTTGGTACGGCAATTGATTTTCGCGCTCCAAAAATGGGGGGTTTATTTATTGGTTTAACTGTAGCTCTAGATATTCTCGCGGGTGGACCTTTGAGCGGTGCTGCAATGAACCCCGCTCGTTATTTGGGACCAGCTTTAATGGGAGGTGGACTGAACTATTTTTGGCTTTATTGGCTCGGTCCTTTGGCTGGCGGTGCTGCTGCTGCCTTACTTTACTATCATGTCCTTGAAGATAAGCGCGGAGCTATAATTCGTTCTGCTGAGATAGAGGAAATACAATCTAGCATTAGATAA
- a CDS encoding carbonic anhydrase: MIHYSIEELLKNNQSWAAKKLAFEPEYFNELSAGQKPPYLYIGCSDSRMPLTRFTQTEPGEIFVHRNIANQVSLTDINFLSILDYAIVHLEVRHIIVCGHYDCGGIEAALEGHATGLVDNWVNPIREVYLQKKVEIDSLSTREEKINRLAELNVIVQVKNLYQTSILRKCLREDNAPQIHGWVINLQTGLIEDLQVPLFKF, translated from the coding sequence ATGATTCATTACAGTATAGAAGAATTGCTCAAAAACAACCAATCTTGGGCTGCTAAAAAACTTGCCTTTGAACCTGAGTATTTCAATGAATTAAGTGCAGGACAAAAGCCACCTTATTTATATATTGGTTGTTCTGATAGCCGTATGCCTTTAACCAGATTTACCCAAACCGAACCTGGAGAAATTTTTGTTCACCGCAATATAGCTAATCAAGTATCTCTGACTGATATTAACTTTCTATCTATTTTAGATTATGCGATCGTTCATTTAGAAGTACGGCACATTATTGTCTGCGGACATTATGATTGTGGAGGTATTGAAGCTGCTTTAGAAGGACATGCAACTGGATTGGTGGATAATTGGGTTAATCCTATTCGAGAAGTATATCTGCAAAAAAAAGTAGAAATAGACTCTCTATCTACCAGAGAGGAAAAGATTAACCGCTTGGCAGAATTGAATGTCATTGTCCAAGTAAAAAACCTCTACCAAACATCAATTTTGCGTAAGTGTCTGCGAGAAGACAATGCACCTCAAATTCATGGTTGGGTAATTAATCTTCAAACTGGTTTGATCGAAGATCTGCAAGTTCCTTTATTCAAATTCTAA